From one Heptranchias perlo isolate sHepPer1 chromosome X, sHepPer1.hap1, whole genome shotgun sequence genomic stretch:
- the mettl1 gene encoding tRNA (guanine-N(7)-)-methyltransferase isoform X2 — translation MDWSQYYPEYFKPCSENDHHDDKKDLIDEKKSKFQVEFADIGCGYGGLLVELSPLFPNALILGLEIRVKVSDYVIDRIKSLRASNPGKYQNIACIRSNAMKYLPNFFKKGQLSKMFFLFPDPHFKKTKHKWRIISSTLLAEYAYVLRVGGLVYTITDVQEVHEWMVKHFTEHPLFEHVQLEELKDDVIIDRIGVCTEEGKKVLRNGGQNFTAVFRRVEDKKQKLKIEEEKS, via the exons ATGGATTGGTCTCAGTACTACCCCGAATACTTCAAACCATGCTCAGAAAATGACCATCACGATGACAAGAAAGATCTCATCGATGAAAAGAAATCGAAGTTTCAGGTGGAATTTGCAGACATCGGCTGTGGATATGGAGGCTTACTAG TTGAGTTATCTCCTCTCTTTCCCAATGCATTGATTCTGGGTCTAGAAATCAGAGTGAAGGTATCTGACTATGTCATAGATCGCATCAAATCCCTGAGAGCTTCCAACCCTGGAAAGTACCAGAATATCGCTTGCATCCGAAGCAATGCAATGAAGTATTTACCAAACttcttcaaaaaagggcag CTAAGCAAGATGTTCTTCCTCTTTCCGGATCCGCATTTTAAAAAGACTAAACACAAATGGAGAATTATTAGCTCTACTTTGCTGGCTGAATATGCTTATGTACTGCGTGTAGGG GGTTTGGTCTATACTATTACTGATGTGCAGGAAGTACATGAGTGGATGGTCAAACACTTCACAGAACACCCATTGTTTGAACATGTCCAACTAGAGGAACTG AAGGATGACGTCATCATTGACCGTATTGGTGTATGCACAGAAGAAGGTAAAAAAGTATTAAGGAATGGAggacagaattttacagcagtaTTCCGACGAGTTGAGGATAAAAAACAGAAGCTGAAAATCGAAGAGGAAAAGTCCTGA
- the mettl1 gene encoding tRNA (guanine-N(7)-)-methyltransferase isoform X1: MAVSAPQKRYYRQRAHSNPMADHVFDYPVTPEEMDWSQYYPEYFKPCSENDHHDDKKDLIDEKKSKFQVEFADIGCGYGGLLVELSPLFPNALILGLEIRVKVSDYVIDRIKSLRASNPGKYQNIACIRSNAMKYLPNFFKKGQLSKMFFLFPDPHFKKTKHKWRIISSTLLAEYAYVLRVGGLVYTITDVQEVHEWMVKHFTEHPLFEHVQLEELKDDVIIDRIGVCTEEGKKVLRNGGQNFTAVFRRVEDKKQKLKIEEEKS; this comes from the exons ATGGCGGTATCGGCTCCTCAGAAACGCTATTATCGGCAGCGAGCTCACTCCAACCCCATGGCGGATCACGTCTTCGacta CCCAGTAACCCCTGAAGAAATGGATTGGTCTCAGTACTACCCCGAATACTTCAAACCATGCTCAGAAAATGACCATCACGATGACAAGAAAGATCTCATCGATGAAAAGAAATCGAAGTTTCAGGTGGAATTTGCAGACATCGGCTGTGGATATGGAGGCTTACTAG TTGAGTTATCTCCTCTCTTTCCCAATGCATTGATTCTGGGTCTAGAAATCAGAGTGAAGGTATCTGACTATGTCATAGATCGCATCAAATCCCTGAGAGCTTCCAACCCTGGAAAGTACCAGAATATCGCTTGCATCCGAAGCAATGCAATGAAGTATTTACCAAACttcttcaaaaaagggcag CTAAGCAAGATGTTCTTCCTCTTTCCGGATCCGCATTTTAAAAAGACTAAACACAAATGGAGAATTATTAGCTCTACTTTGCTGGCTGAATATGCTTATGTACTGCGTGTAGGG GGTTTGGTCTATACTATTACTGATGTGCAGGAAGTACATGAGTGGATGGTCAAACACTTCACAGAACACCCATTGTTTGAACATGTCCAACTAGAGGAACTG AAGGATGACGTCATCATTGACCGTATTGGTGTATGCACAGAAGAAGGTAAAAAAGTATTAAGGAATGGAggacagaattttacagcagtaTTCCGACGAGTTGAGGATAAAAAACAGAAGCTGAAAATCGAAGAGGAAAAGTCCTGA